A genomic stretch from Streptosporangium album includes:
- a CDS encoding aminotransferase class V-fold PLP-dependent enzyme: MTRQSSAGTVHLDGDPSRAAERAADGLARYLAHCDEPTGYLDFARVGPPLHAAVDARHAALRVTAGADPVGPLEEIREAARRSAAAVIGGDVEVTFAASTTAGLFGVAFGLAAPGTLLVPEGEFPANAVPWLRAAARGGPAVRRVPQDSGRITAGALRAALGPDVIGLTVSAVDYRTGWKAPLAELREVLGPDRLLIVDAIQGLGVTELDLDAADVVVAGGQKWLRSGWGAAILGVRPRAMELIAPDLGGWTGLADPYGGSAGTELGAPARGADRLLMTNTDLEAIAGLHASLGLVAEAGTAELGGRLGQVVATLLDVLRHRGAEVLGDGWPARRRAGIVSFLLPGEAADATLARLSAHGVTAAVRDGRVRLSPHVSTTEETVRRLSDAL, from the coding sequence TTGACCAGGCAATCCTCCGCCGGAACAGTCCACCTGGACGGTGACCCGTCGCGCGCCGCCGAGCGCGCGGCGGACGGCCTGGCCCGCTACCTCGCCCACTGCGACGAGCCCACCGGCTACCTCGACTTCGCCCGCGTCGGGCCTCCGCTGCACGCGGCCGTCGACGCCCGGCACGCGGCCCTGCGGGTCACGGCCGGCGCCGACCCGGTGGGGCCGCTGGAGGAGATCCGGGAGGCGGCTCGCCGGAGCGCCGCCGCCGTGATCGGTGGTGACGTCGAGGTGACGTTCGCGGCATCGACCACGGCGGGTCTGTTCGGCGTGGCGTTCGGCCTGGCGGCGCCCGGCACGCTGCTCGTGCCCGAGGGTGAGTTCCCCGCCAACGCCGTACCGTGGCTGCGGGCGGCCGCGCGTGGCGGGCCCGCCGTACGACGGGTGCCGCAGGACTCCGGACGGATCACCGCCGGGGCGCTGCGGGCGGCGCTCGGCCCCGACGTCATCGGGCTGACCGTGAGCGCGGTCGACTACCGGACCGGCTGGAAGGCACCGCTCGCCGAGCTGCGCGAGGTGCTCGGCCCCGACCGCCTGCTCATCGTCGACGCCATACAGGGCCTCGGGGTCACCGAGCTGGACCTGGACGCCGCGGACGTGGTGGTGGCCGGCGGCCAGAAGTGGCTGCGCTCCGGATGGGGGGCGGCCATCCTCGGGGTGCGGCCTCGCGCGATGGAGCTGATCGCACCCGATCTCGGTGGCTGGACGGGCCTGGCCGACCCCTACGGAGGAAGCGCCGGAACCGAGCTGGGCGCACCGGCCAGGGGGGCGGACCGGCTGCTGATGACGAACACCGATCTGGAGGCGATCGCCGGGCTGCACGCCTCCCTCGGCCTGGTCGCCGAGGCCGGCACGGCAGAGCTGGGCGGCAGGCTCGGGCAGGTCGTCGCCACGCTGCTCGACGTGCTGCGCCACCGCGGCGCGGAGGTGCTCGGCGACGGCTGGCCGGCGCGGCGGCGGGCCGGGATCGTGTCCTTCCTGCTGCCCGGCGAAGCCGCCGACGCCACGCTGGCCCGGCTGTCCGCCCACGGGGTGACGGCAGCGGTCCGCGACGGACGAGTGCGGCTCTCCCCGCACGTCTCCACGACGGAGGAGACCGTGCGCAGGCTGTCGGACGCACTCTGA
- a CDS encoding bifunctional WXG100 family type VII secretion target/C40 family peptidase encodes MSVREEIAQLPGGPSLAALVDKVNGRPADIRDVATRWRGLAGKVNEHIGSLRSAVVDVDTNWEGDSANAFDDYMGNYNKANTTFHSALLACAGLLDTAATALEEAKSKVDTLCGNVLADHRVTAYRNSTSEAERRKAEPGALAAVNGAVSAADGQVGSAEEAVSTAMKEIKKKIDAESVFFAIVKAPGDQKFTPGPGHTFDWKRTPAPGPGHTVLAGANGGGAGPAAALSPGGGSGGSGGSGSGGPAVAMPYVAGTGTGVDIVAAARANIGKPYVWGANGPNAFDCSGLVYHSLNRAGIKIGDTTAAGYQASGQPVTTPQVGDIVFFGSPPDHCAIYVGEGKMIEAPRPGASVRVAEVAGKLPITYRRFS; translated from the coding sequence GTGAGCGTCAGGGAGGAGATCGCCCAGCTGCCCGGCGGCCCCTCGCTGGCCGCCCTCGTGGACAAGGTCAACGGCAGGCCGGCCGACATCCGCGATGTCGCGACCCGATGGCGGGGCCTGGCCGGCAAGGTGAACGAGCACATCGGCTCTCTCCGCTCCGCGGTCGTCGACGTCGACACCAACTGGGAGGGTGATTCGGCCAACGCCTTCGACGACTACATGGGCAATTACAACAAGGCCAACACCACGTTCCACAGTGCGCTGCTGGCCTGCGCGGGTCTGCTCGACACGGCCGCCACAGCACTGGAGGAGGCCAAGTCCAAGGTCGACACCCTCTGCGGCAACGTCCTCGCCGACCACAGGGTCACCGCCTACCGCAACAGCACATCCGAGGCGGAGAGGCGGAAGGCCGAGCCCGGCGCCCTGGCCGCGGTCAACGGTGCCGTCTCCGCCGCCGATGGGCAGGTCGGCTCCGCCGAGGAGGCCGTGAGCACGGCGATGAAGGAGATCAAGAAGAAGATCGACGCGGAGTCCGTCTTCTTCGCCATCGTCAAGGCGCCCGGCGACCAGAAGTTCACCCCGGGTCCGGGCCACACCTTCGACTGGAAGCGGACTCCGGCGCCCGGGCCGGGTCACACGGTCCTCGCCGGTGCGAACGGTGGCGGAGCCGGGCCTGCCGCCGCGCTCAGCCCCGGAGGCGGCTCCGGCGGCTCAGGTGGCTCCGGGTCGGGTGGCCCGGCGGTCGCGATGCCGTATGTGGCCGGGACCGGGACCGGGGTCGACATCGTGGCGGCCGCCCGGGCGAACATCGGGAAACCCTATGTCTGGGGCGCCAACGGGCCGAACGCCTTCGACTGCAGCGGGCTTGTCTACCACTCCCTGAACAGGGCGGGAATCAAGATCGGCGACACCACCGCGGCCGGCTACCAGGCGAGCGGGCAGCCGGTCACGACCCCGCAGGTCGGAGACATCGTCTTCTTCGGCAGCCCCCCGGACCACTGCGCAATCTACGTCGGCGAGGGCAAGATGATCGAAGCGCCCCGTCCGGGAGCGTCGGTCAGGGTGGCGGAGGTGGCGGGCAAGCTCCCCATCACCTACCGGCGTTTCTCGTAG
- a CDS encoding ion transporter — translation MPGRERIRSFLETRLFQRAVVAVIVVNAITIGCETSSYLTDRIGGLLHVVDRIALTVFAVELVARLYAYRGAFFKDPWNWFDTTVVAIALIPASGPASVLRTLRIMRALRLVATVPSMRKVVGALFAALPGMGAIIGLLVLVMYVSGVMATQLFGEIVPEYFAELPTSLFTLFQIMTGEAWPDIAQEVMAEKPWAWVFFVGYILMASYVVLNLFIAVVVNAMDDQNTSAEEQRTEDQLTTVLNELARLHARIDAMQSVPQTAQPVETPHGNTTRRSR, via the coding sequence TTGCCAGGGCGAGAACGCATCCGCTCCTTCCTTGAGACCCGGCTCTTTCAGCGGGCTGTCGTCGCCGTCATCGTGGTCAACGCGATCACGATCGGCTGCGAGACCTCTTCCTATCTGACAGACCGGATCGGCGGACTCCTGCACGTCGTCGACAGGATCGCCCTGACGGTCTTCGCCGTCGAGCTCGTCGCCCGGCTGTACGCCTATCGGGGCGCATTCTTCAAGGATCCCTGGAACTGGTTCGACACGACCGTCGTGGCCATCGCGCTGATCCCGGCGTCCGGCCCGGCTTCGGTGCTACGGACCCTGCGGATCATGCGAGCGCTCCGCCTGGTCGCGACGGTCCCCAGCATGCGCAAGGTCGTCGGCGCGTTGTTCGCGGCCCTGCCCGGGATGGGAGCGATCATCGGCCTGCTGGTCCTGGTCATGTACGTCTCGGGGGTCATGGCGACCCAGCTGTTCGGTGAGATCGTCCCCGAATACTTCGCCGAGCTGCCCACGTCGCTGTTCACGCTGTTCCAGATCATGACCGGCGAGGCCTGGCCGGACATCGCCCAGGAGGTCATGGCCGAGAAGCCCTGGGCGTGGGTCTTCTTCGTCGGCTACATCCTGATGGCCTCCTATGTGGTGCTCAACCTGTTCATCGCCGTCGTGGTCAACGCCATGGACGACCAGAACACCTCCGCCGAGGAACAGCGGACCGAGGACCAGCTCACCACCGTCCTGAACGAGCTCGCCCGCCTGCACGCCAGGATCGACGCGATGCAGAGCGTCCCGCAAACGGCCCAGCCCGTCGAAACGCCACACGGAAACACCACCCGCCGTTCCCGCTGA
- a CDS encoding pyridoxamine 5'-phosphate oxidase family protein, giving the protein MGKSYERIDGRLRTFIEAQHIFFTATAPLDGDGTVNLSPKGLTGSFAVLDERTVAYLDFAGSNAETIAHLRENGRITLMWCAFDGPPNIVRVHGRGEPVFRDDPRWTQLIKQFPDIDPAPHGLRAIIVVTAERIRDTCGYAVPFMTYDDDRPLHGSRFARETDESLDEYFHKKEHVATSIDGLPGLPLPLPSLPAS; this is encoded by the coding sequence ATGGGAAAGAGCTACGAACGGATAGACGGCAGGCTCCGCACCTTCATCGAGGCGCAGCACATCTTCTTCACCGCGACGGCGCCGCTGGACGGCGACGGCACCGTCAATCTCTCGCCCAAGGGCCTGACCGGCTCGTTCGCGGTGCTGGACGAACGCACCGTGGCCTATCTCGACTTCGCGGGCAGCAACGCCGAGACGATCGCCCACCTGCGGGAGAACGGCCGCATCACTCTCATGTGGTGCGCCTTCGACGGGCCGCCGAACATCGTGCGTGTCCACGGTCGCGGAGAACCGGTCTTCCGCGATGACCCGCGCTGGACCCAGCTGATCAAACAGTTCCCGGACATCGACCCGGCCCCGCACGGCCTGCGCGCCATCATCGTCGTGACGGCCGAGCGGATCCGTGACACCTGCGGATACGCCGTCCCCTTCATGACCTATGACGACGACCGCCCGCTGCACGGGTCGCGCTTCGCCCGGGAGACGGACGAGTCTCTCGACGAGTACTTCCACAAGAAGGAGCACGTCGCGACCAGCATCGACGGTCTGCCCGGCCTCCCCCTTCCGCTGCCGTCCCTGCCCGCCTCGTAA
- a CDS encoding TraR/DksA family transcriptional regulator — MNERFSGAALSSAERAIVQDLLTEDRESTMVQIAALTRDWDDIVASSALVANDDEHDPEGATIAFERAHLQAQIDRARGHLEELDRTFERLRQDAYGVCENCGRPIAFERLRARPAARTCIGCAGTG; from the coding sequence ATGAACGAGCGGTTTTCCGGCGCAGCCCTCTCCTCGGCGGAGCGGGCGATCGTGCAGGATCTCCTGACCGAGGATCGCGAGAGCACGATGGTCCAGATCGCGGCGCTGACACGTGACTGGGACGACATCGTCGCGTCGTCGGCGCTGGTGGCCAACGACGACGAGCACGATCCGGAGGGGGCGACGATCGCGTTCGAGCGGGCCCATCTCCAGGCCCAGATCGACAGGGCCCGCGGCCACCTGGAGGAGCTGGATCGGACGTTCGAGCGGCTCCGCCAGGACGCCTACGGCGTGTGCGAGAACTGCGGGCGGCCCATCGCCTTCGAGCGTCTGCGAGCCCGCCCGGCCGCGCGCACCTGCATCGGGTGCGCCGGGACGGGGTGA